One region of Opitutaceae bacterium genomic DNA includes:
- a CDS encoding DUF2851 family protein codes for MGAPVTVSSDELAEVQGLYGPFQFPESLLQKIWLRREIDIASAHTQCGRRVEVIHPGRWNRLGGPDFKHARLRLNGVETTGDIELHLRAEDWRHHGHHRDPAYDQVVLHVVLWSGPDPRTEQSAGRSIPTLALLPLLLYPLEEYAADAVVERLADRACTRATEELLTLPDQERRKTLRLHAAARWKQKVSYLKRRIDRLGWTDACHHTALEILGYRHNRAPMFRIAQRWPLNAWQADPSPVAEACAGETGRWSMQGVRPANHPATRLRQYAQWTRAVPDWPALFLDAAAVRALSGIFPADAPVNPETGSRAFRSSTGITRTRAHIFQHWCGAAFGGPRLDTLICNLLLPALSFQSNADGAQALWLHWYAGDLPPHIAQSLRDLDLLSYEQPICHGLVQGLLGWWIDHESSSMKR; via the coding sequence ATGGGAGCACCTGTCACAGTCTCATCGGATGAACTTGCCGAAGTGCAGGGGCTCTACGGTCCGTTTCAGTTTCCGGAGAGTCTGCTTCAGAAAATCTGGCTGCGCCGGGAAATCGACATCGCAAGCGCGCACACCCAGTGCGGCCGGCGCGTGGAGGTGATCCACCCCGGGCGATGGAACCGCCTCGGCGGACCCGATTTCAAGCACGCGCGTCTTCGCCTCAACGGCGTGGAAACAACGGGCGACATCGAGCTTCATCTTCGCGCCGAGGACTGGAGGCATCATGGCCACCATCGGGACCCCGCCTATGACCAGGTTGTGCTTCATGTTGTGCTCTGGAGCGGACCGGACCCGCGCACCGAACAATCCGCGGGGCGGTCAATTCCCACCCTGGCCCTGCTGCCGCTGCTTCTGTATCCATTGGAAGAATACGCAGCCGACGCGGTGGTCGAGCGCCTTGCCGACCGGGCCTGCACGCGGGCCACCGAGGAGCTGCTCACCCTGCCAGATCAAGAGCGCCGCAAGACACTCCGCCTTCACGCGGCGGCCCGCTGGAAACAAAAGGTCAGCTACCTCAAGCGGCGGATTGACCGGCTCGGATGGACAGACGCCTGCCACCACACCGCGCTGGAGATTCTCGGCTATCGGCACAATCGCGCGCCCATGTTCCGGATCGCACAGCGATGGCCGCTCAATGCATGGCAAGCCGATCCCTCTCCCGTCGCCGAGGCATGCGCAGGCGAGACGGGCCGCTGGAGCATGCAGGGCGTGCGCCCGGCCAATCACCCGGCAACGCGGCTGCGGCAATACGCTCAATGGACACGCGCAGTGCCCGACTGGCCCGCGCTTTTTCTGGATGCCGCCGCCGTGCGCGCTCTGTCGGGCATTTTTCCCGCTGATGCACCTGTCAATCCGGAGACCGGCTCACGGGCATTCCGCTCATCCACAGGAATCACGCGTACCCGTGCGCACATTTTCCAGCATTGGTGCGGCGCGGCATTCGGCGGTCCGCGCCTCGACACCCTGATCTGCAATCTACTTCTGCCAGCACTCTCGTTTCAATCCAACGCAGACGGCGCACAGGCGCTCTGGCTTCATTGGTACGCAGGGGATCTTCCTCCACACATTGCGCAATCGCTTCGTGACCTCGACCTCCTCTCGTACGAGCAGCCGATCTGCCATGGGCTCGTGCAGGGGCTTCTCGGCTGGTGGATCGATCATGAAAGCTCGTCGATGAAACGGTAG
- a CDS encoding PIN domain-containing protein, which translates to MSAGHQLDANVILRFLLADDPAHSPKARALFELAQTSQVMLAISHVTLAEVCWVLVSYYDFERSKVARTLRELVLHEGVEVEDGDVILDAFDRFAKVKVDFIDCYMAALAKAHGSVVITDDRDFRKFADVTARRPEEIVREFTK; encoded by the coding sequence ATGAGCGCCGGGCACCAGCTCGACGCCAACGTGATTCTCCGTTTTCTGCTGGCCGATGATCCGGCGCATTCACCCAAGGCCAGGGCATTGTTCGAGCTTGCGCAAACAAGTCAGGTCATGCTCGCCATTTCGCATGTGACGCTCGCGGAAGTGTGCTGGGTCCTGGTGTCGTATTACGATTTTGAACGCAGCAAGGTAGCCCGGACGTTGCGCGAGCTGGTCCTGCACGAAGGCGTGGAGGTGGAGGATGGCGACGTGATCCTCGATGCGTTTGATCGCTTCGCAAAGGTGAAGGTCGATTTCATCGACTGCTACATGGCGGCGCTGGCAAAGGCGCACGGCAGCGTCGTCATCACCGATGATCGCGATTTCCGAAAGTTTGCCGACGTGACGGCACGCCGACCCGAGGAAATCGTCCGGGAATTCACCAAATAG
- a CDS encoding NAD(P)-dependent oxidoreductase, which translates to MSDKIAFVGVGRMGANMARRLHETGFAVTAVHDAHAPAAAALASELKTLHAPNLAAVTAAADVIITVVTDDAAQLGIYAEKGDSLLVGAKGKTFINCATLSPKTHLETERRAKSAGASTLEGCMASSIPQARAGTLYLMCGGDRAVFDRVKPILEKLSQSPRYIGRTGQAAQVKALVNMVMNINTAGLAEGLGLGAALGLDLDMLREVFAQTGANSQVLKTDGEDMQNRSHDCYFSAAHAAKDSTIAWKMGVEAGINMPLAAATKLQFDRMVTLGIGDLDKSGIAELTFKGRNA; encoded by the coding sequence ATGTCTGATAAAATCGCATTCGTCGGTGTGGGCCGCATGGGCGCCAACATGGCGCGCCGCCTGCACGAAACAGGATTCGCCGTCACCGCCGTGCACGACGCGCATGCGCCCGCCGCTGCGGCGCTCGCCAGCGAGCTCAAGACACTGCACGCGCCAAACCTCGCCGCGGTGACCGCCGCCGCGGATGTCATCATCACGGTTGTCACGGACGATGCCGCCCAACTGGGCATCTATGCCGAAAAGGGGGACTCCCTGCTCGTCGGCGCGAAGGGAAAAACCTTCATCAACTGCGCCACGCTTTCTCCGAAAACTCATCTGGAAACGGAGCGTCGCGCGAAGTCCGCAGGCGCCTCGACCCTCGAGGGCTGCATGGCTTCCTCGATACCGCAGGCGCGCGCCGGTACGCTCTACCTGATGTGCGGGGGCGACCGCGCCGTGTTCGACCGGGTGAAACCGATCCTTGAAAAGCTCAGCCAGTCGCCACGCTACATCGGCCGGACCGGTCAGGCCGCCCAGGTGAAGGCCCTGGTCAACATGGTCATGAACATCAACACGGCCGGCCTGGCCGAGGGACTCGGACTCGGCGCCGCGCTCGGTCTCGACCTCGACATGCTGCGCGAGGTTTTTGCTCAGACCGGCGCCAATTCACAGGTGCTCAAGACCGACGGCGAAGACATGCAGAACCGTTCCCACGACTGCTACTTCTCCGCAGCACACGCGGCAAAGGATTCCACCATTGCCTGGAAAATGGGTGTGGAGGCGGGCATCAACATGCCGCTGGCCGCCGCAACCAAGCTCCAGTTCGATCGCATGGTGACTCTTGGAATCGGTGACCTCGACAAGAGCGGAATCGCCGAACTGACGTTCAAGGGCCGCAATGCCTGA
- a CDS encoding alginate lyase family protein — protein sequence MMFFHSPIRFLLVLICLIASGAAAELDRSGPVISLQNTAYQVDGVWYCALCRQPVPKGDRSKLDLRLQLSEWHDVYLDADYFRDKIRYISDAELVASLEIPGIGSELRAAAAAGDSERVSRLLHEYFVRRPDNRRLSNYDAGNKRSFITVGEFLQDVAADPVRKREILEARDQVYSPSKGFTLHGVVWGENVDFNHTYPNASKWGVHYLGFIDALIAGFLVDGSRETAAAFESVFNQWYDQLDRVKHEEVIHVTTSYDFVWYELGLSNRTERLINALRVFVGQISPDTTKRLLKIILGSSRWLDQCLIRTPFHPYNWQTHTAHTLSYAALALPEFNESKSWLERGRQNMVLHLENDILEDGGYVERTTSYASYMFSVFHRYMLMLRHFAGDSSLLDHFLGRLEKFIEFYALTTTPVGVNAPFNDAARGRDLVPLLREMSVFFHRGDFVGAVREEFKPDDLATLPVAPIEPKARSIDFPQSRFMVMRDSWDPASYFLIFNYGDHQNHSHSDQLSFEIYANGIPIAVDAGLGKLNYLEPSQITWYKHPRAHNMLTINQAVPEKRNLPGYDKIWSPQSRTEYFAASHDGYVPYQKARHRRHLVFAKAQYWLIIDEVSTVGSNQEMEFNLHTPSTMVESAAGFVSTGKVGFLIAQDRLAAAATSRTKSMGDANLGGLAGEPGYRAIDWLVFSRKLTGNPALDRMATLIQPYADRSRFDESQVFVEEVKLEDPAALAYRVTTAHGAEDLVIISDGTQRKFGKGIEGDFTFARIRSSGGKTSYAAFTNVSQFRVPGLASRQFPNRRDHEESTNP from the coding sequence ATGATGTTCTTCCATTCCCCAATCCGGTTTCTGCTGGTGTTGATCTGCTTGATTGCATCCGGAGCTGCCGCCGAACTCGATCGGTCGGGACCGGTCATTTCCCTGCAGAACACCGCCTATCAGGTGGATGGCGTCTGGTACTGCGCCCTTTGCCGACAGCCGGTGCCCAAAGGCGACCGCAGCAAGCTCGATCTGCGGCTTCAGTTGTCGGAGTGGCACGACGTCTATCTCGATGCGGACTACTTCAGGGACAAGATCCGTTACATCAGCGATGCAGAGCTCGTAGCTTCGTTGGAAATCCCGGGAATCGGGTCGGAGCTGCGGGCAGCCGCGGCTGCGGGTGACTCGGAGCGTGTCTCGCGCCTGCTGCACGAGTATTTTGTTCGACGGCCCGACAATCGGCGGCTGTCGAACTATGATGCCGGAAACAAGCGCTCGTTCATCACTGTCGGGGAGTTCCTTCAGGACGTCGCTGCGGATCCGGTGCGGAAGCGGGAGATCCTTGAGGCCCGTGATCAGGTTTACTCTCCGTCGAAGGGATTCACGCTCCACGGGGTCGTCTGGGGCGAGAACGTCGACTTCAATCACACCTACCCCAACGCAAGCAAGTGGGGGGTGCACTATCTGGGATTCATCGATGCGCTCATCGCCGGCTTCCTTGTGGATGGGAGCAGGGAGACCGCGGCCGCATTCGAAAGTGTGTTCAACCAGTGGTATGATCAGCTCGACCGGGTGAAGCATGAGGAGGTCATCCACGTGACGACCTCGTACGATTTCGTTTGGTACGAACTGGGGCTCTCCAACCGGACCGAGCGCCTGATCAACGCCCTGCGCGTTTTTGTTGGGCAGATATCCCCTGACACAACCAAACGGCTGCTCAAGATCATCCTCGGTTCCTCGCGCTGGCTCGACCAGTGCCTGATCAGGACGCCGTTCCACCCCTACAACTGGCAGACGCATACGGCGCACACGCTCTCCTACGCCGCTCTCGCCCTGCCTGAGTTCAATGAGTCGAAGTCCTGGCTTGAAAGGGGCCGGCAGAACATGGTCCTGCACCTGGAAAACGACATCCTTGAGGACGGCGGCTACGTGGAGCGCACGACCAGCTACGCATCCTACATGTTCTCGGTCTTTCACCGATACATGCTGATGCTCCGCCATTTTGCCGGAGACTCCAGCCTGCTGGACCACTTCCTGGGGCGGTTGGAAAAGTTCATCGAATTTTACGCGCTCACCACAACCCCGGTCGGCGTCAACGCTCCTTTCAATGACGCGGCCCGCGGACGCGACCTCGTGCCGCTCCTTCGGGAAATGTCGGTGTTCTTCCACCGCGGGGATTTTGTCGGTGCTGTCCGGGAGGAATTCAAACCCGACGATCTTGCCACCCTGCCGGTCGCACCCATTGAGCCGAAGGCGCGTTCCATCGATTTTCCTCAGTCGCGTTTCATGGTGATGCGCGACTCCTGGGACCCCGCCTCTTACTTTCTCATTTTCAACTACGGCGATCACCAGAATCACAGTCACTCCGACCAGCTTTCATTCGAGATCTATGCCAATGGCATTCCCATCGCGGTGGATGCCGGCCTCGGGAAACTCAATTATCTGGAGCCCTCCCAGATCACCTGGTACAAGCACCCGCGCGCGCACAACATGCTCACGATCAATCAGGCGGTCCCGGAAAAGCGGAACCTGCCCGGCTATGACAAGATCTGGTCGCCGCAGTCGCGCACTGAATACTTCGCTGCCAGCCATGACGGTTATGTTCCCTACCAGAAAGCCCGGCACCGGCGTCACCTGGTTTTCGCCAAGGCTCAATACTGGCTGATCATCGACGAAGTGAGCACGGTGGGGAGCAATCAGGAAATGGAGTTCAACCTCCACACGCCCTCCACCATGGTCGAGAGCGCGGCGGGTTTCGTCTCCACCGGCAAGGTCGGTTTCCTCATCGCGCAGGATCGATTGGCAGCGGCGGCAACCTCGCGCACCAAGTCCATGGGCGATGCAAACCTGGGAGGCCTTGCGGGCGAGCCCGGTTACCGCGCCATCGACTGGCTGGTGTTCAGCAGAAAACTGACCGGCAATCCTGCGCTCGATCGCATGGCGACCCTGATCCAGCCGTATGCCGATCGCTCGCGCTTTGACGAATCCCAAGTCTTTGTCGAAGAGGTCAAACTCGAGGATCCCGCCGCACTGGCCTACCGTGTGACCACCGCCCATGGCGCGGAGGATCTCGTGATCATTTCGGACGGCACCCAGCGAAAGTTTGGAAAGGGAATTGAAGGCGATTTCACATTTGCACGAATTCGTTCGAGCGGTGGAAAGACCAGCTACGCTGCATTCACGAATGTAAGCCAATTTCGCGTGCCCGGACTGGCATCGCGCCAGTTTCCCAATCGACGAGACCACGAGGAGTCGACCAATCCTTGA
- a CDS encoding aldose epimerase — translation MEAVPYLGENLTRWRVGNSTFLAMPERGARLMNWNVALADGSVRDVIYWPELSSLDEFPKVRGGNPILFPFNGRTFDHGDIHFWRAPDQIRRPMPMHGIARQAKFTLRHASERSFTAVLQPDEESKLAYPYDYEFAVVYRFAPLGLTCEFILTNRDTRPIPWSAGHHFYFTLPWTEGHTRSDYAIRIPAAKRMKQDMTTGKLLPGPTLHREERLNQPLLVDTLHLALKTNEVVFGPAGAHDDVTIRIGQEKKPGPDATFVTWTPDDTAPYYCVEPWMGPPNAIENKVGLHWVQPGQSQSFAVEIVIR, via the coding sequence ATGGAAGCTGTCCCCTACCTCGGAGAGAACCTGACCCGCTGGCGCGTCGGAAACTCCACGTTCCTCGCCATGCCCGAGCGTGGCGCCCGCCTGATGAACTGGAATGTGGCCCTGGCCGACGGCTCCGTCCGCGATGTCATCTACTGGCCCGAACTCTCATCCCTGGATGAATTCCCCAAGGTCCGCGGCGGCAATCCCATACTTTTCCCATTCAACGGACGGACATTTGACCACGGCGACATCCACTTCTGGCGCGCCCCCGACCAGATTCGCCGCCCCATGCCGATGCACGGAATCGCCCGCCAGGCGAAATTCACCCTCAGGCATGCGAGCGAACGCAGTTTCACCGCAGTGCTGCAGCCGGATGAAGAGTCCAAACTGGCGTACCCTTACGACTACGAATTCGCCGTCGTCTATCGTTTCGCGCCCCTGGGGCTGACCTGTGAATTCATCCTCACGAACCGCGACACACGCCCGATCCCCTGGAGCGCGGGGCACCACTTCTATTTCACGCTCCCCTGGACCGAGGGCCACACACGCAGCGACTATGCGATCCGCATTCCTGCGGCGAAACGGATGAAGCAGGACATGACGACCGGCAAACTTCTGCCCGGCCCCACGCTGCACCGCGAGGAGCGGCTGAACCAGCCCTTGCTCGTCGACACGCTGCACCTCGCACTGAAGACCAACGAGGTTGTCTTCGGCCCCGCCGGCGCTCACGACGACGTGACGATCCGAATCGGACAGGAAAAGAAGCCCGGCCCCGACGCCACATTCGTCACCTGGACGCCGGACGACACAGCCCCCTATTACTGCGTGGAACCGTGGATGGGCCCACCCAATGCCATCGAGAACAAGGTCGGCCTCCACTGGGTCCAGCCCGGCCAAAGCCAGAGCTTCGCGGTCGAGATCGTCATTCGCTGA
- a CDS encoding AbrB/MazE/SpoVT family DNA-binding domain-containing protein, with the protein MTTSTLSRNGQTTIPAKVRQFLHLESNHKILYRFEGEHVILEPVRASTGSLYGSLKTDKMPPTAAQLRAARHEQAKRRYAR; encoded by the coding sequence ATGACAACTTCGACTCTTTCGCGAAACGGCCAGACGACCATCCCGGCCAAGGTGCGGCAGTTCCTGCACTTGGAGTCGAATCACAAGATCCTTTACCGCTTCGAGGGCGAGCATGTCATTCTGGAACCGGTGCGGGCTTCGACCGGTTCCCTGTATGGAAGCCTGAAAACGGACAAAATGCCGCCCACTGCTGCGCAACTTAGGGCTGCCCGGCACGAGCAGGCGAAACGCAGGTATGCCCGATGA
- a CDS encoding prohibitin family protein, translating to MNPGKLVGVGILIVVAVIALSQCTYVVEPGERGVLVTLGKVDEQPRPEGFGTKVPMVSRLVRVMVKQQTQSLESECYSSDLQQVNVTLRVLYRIPEAMVVKIYKDYAGDPFESLVAPRVQEALKEVTALQSAEQIVRQREDVKTKSLAAAREKVGSLLFIEDLVIENITLSKELEQAIEAKMVQEQEAAKSRYTQQKAQIEAETAKIKAQGEADAIRIRGLALKETPGLIELQIVEKWDGRSPLVIGGTGGGNGGTNLILPLTNIGNAKSGGSGN from the coding sequence ATGAACCCCGGAAAACTGGTTGGCGTTGGCATACTCATTGTAGTGGCCGTCATCGCATTGTCGCAGTGCACCTATGTCGTCGAACCCGGCGAACGCGGTGTGCTTGTCACGCTGGGCAAGGTCGATGAACAACCGCGCCCCGAGGGCTTTGGGACAAAGGTGCCGATGGTTTCGCGTCTGGTGCGGGTGATGGTCAAGCAGCAGACGCAGTCGCTGGAGTCCGAGTGCTATTCCTCGGATCTGCAGCAGGTGAACGTGACGCTGCGGGTGCTTTACCGCATTCCGGAGGCGATGGTGGTCAAGATTTACAAGGACTATGCGGGCGACCCGTTTGAAAGCCTGGTGGCGCCGCGTGTTCAGGAGGCCCTGAAGGAAGTCACCGCGCTTCAGAGCGCCGAGCAGATTGTGCGGCAGCGCGAGGATGTGAAGACGAAGTCGCTGGCGGCGGCACGTGAGAAGGTTGGAAGCCTGCTGTTCATCGAGGACCTGGTGATTGAAAACATCACGTTGTCCAAGGAGCTTGAGCAGGCGATTGAAGCGAAGATGGTGCAGGAGCAGGAGGCGGCGAAGTCGCGCTATACGCAGCAGAAGGCGCAGATCGAGGCGGAGACCGCGAAGATCAAGGCGCAGGGCGAGGCTGATGCGATTCGCATCCGTGGACTTGCGCTGAAGGAGACGCCCGGGCTGATTGAGCTTCAGATCGTGGAGAAGTGGGATGGCCGTTCGCCGCTGGTCATTGGCGGCACCGGAGGAGGCAATGGCGGCACGAATCTCATCCTGCCCCTCACCAATATTGGAAATGCAAAGTCCGGAGGTTCCGGAAATTAG
- a CDS encoding MBL fold metallo-hydrolase: protein MARIPLEDSFADVINKAQRGLKISDDDLAARADVSKADLAAVKAGKPIIPVIRRVARHLRLAPNPLESLARKEWYPEQPVFPRGFAMFNTTYEDMTVNSYLVWDPKSKVASVFDTGASAHDLLDLVETSKLKVHYIFITHAHEDHIADLDTLVARTGAEIWSHELEPLSRPDARTFKEGAYFHVGDIAIKTLLTSGHSPGMTTFYITGLSWPLAIVGDAVFSSSMGGSQTAFEEQYRMNVEKIFTLPRDTVIAPGHGPLTTVAQEKHHNPFYASRTEKSNLADIKQKTDSTHV, encoded by the coding sequence ATGGCCAGGATTCCACTCGAAGACAGTTTTGCCGACGTCATCAACAAGGCCCAGCGCGGGCTCAAGATTTCCGACGACGATCTCGCCGCGCGCGCTGATGTCTCGAAGGCCGATCTGGCCGCGGTCAAGGCCGGCAAGCCCATCATCCCGGTCATTCGCCGCGTCGCCCGACATCTCCGCCTCGCCCCCAACCCGCTGGAATCCCTGGCCCGCAAGGAATGGTACCCCGAACAGCCCGTTTTTCCGCGGGGCTTCGCCATGTTCAACACGACCTACGAGGACATGACGGTCAACAGCTACCTCGTGTGGGATCCAAAATCCAAGGTGGCCTCGGTTTTCGACACCGGTGCCTCCGCGCATGACCTCCTCGACCTGGTCGAAACGAGCAAACTCAAGGTCCACTACATCTTCATCACTCACGCGCACGAGGATCACATCGCGGACCTCGACACCCTTGTGGCAAGGACCGGCGCGGAAATCTGGTCGCACGAGCTCGAGCCCCTCTCGCGCCCGGATGCGCGAACCTTCAAGGAGGGCGCCTATTTTCACGTCGGTGACATCGCGATCAAGACGCTGCTCACCAGCGGTCACTCCCCGGGCATGACCACCTTCTACATCACGGGCCTGAGCTGGCCGCTGGCCATCGTGGGCGACGCCGTTTTCTCAAGCTCCATGGGCGGCAGCCAGACCGCGTTCGAGGAGCAGTACCGCATGAACGTGGAGAAGATCTTCACCCTGCCCCGCGACACCGTGATCGCGCCCGGGCACGGACCGTTGACGACCGTAGCCCAGGAAAAGCACCACAATCCCTTTTATGCGTCGCGAACGGAGAAATCCAACCTCGCGGACATCAAACAAAAAACCGATTCCACTCATGTCTGA